Proteins from a genomic interval of Nostoc sp. TCL240-02:
- a CDS encoding DUF4864 domain-containing protein produces the protein MEITDNDAITIRSLIENQLAAFKKDDAQGAFAFASPGIQAQFGTPENFMQMVKISYPAVYRPRSVFFEKITTIQKNITQPVLLLAPDGVPLRALYFMEKQPDNAWRINGCFLVSVEGKEI, from the coding sequence ATGGAAATTACCGACAACGATGCCATCACCATACGTTCTCTAATTGAAAACCAATTGGCAGCCTTTAAAAAGGATGATGCCCAAGGCGCTTTTGCCTTCGCCAGTCCAGGAATTCAGGCGCAATTTGGTACCCCAGAAAATTTTATGCAGATGGTGAAGATAAGTTACCCAGCAGTATACCGTCCTCGCTCTGTCTTTTTTGAGAAGATAACAACCATCCAAAAAAATATAACTCAGCCAGTGCTACTACTTGCTCCTGATGGAGTTCCCTTGAGAGCTTTATATTTTATGGAAAAACAGCCGGATAATGCCTGGAGGATTAACGGCTGCTTTCTAGTTTCTGTAGAAGGTAAAGAAATATAA
- the larE gene encoding ATP-dependent sacrificial sulfur transferase LarE: MMLTEKFEQLKALFQEMEQALIAYSGGVDSTLVAKIAYDALGDRALAVTAVSPSLLPEELEDAKIQAATIGIAHKIVQTHEMENPNYTSNPVNRCYFCKSELHDTLKPLALQLGYPYVVDGVNADDLHDYRPGIQAAKERGARSPLAEVGVTKVEVRQLSQQLGLPWWDKPAQPCLSSRFPYGEEITVAKLQRVGRAEIFLRKLGWQNLRVRSEGDTARIELSPEQIKEFVLTTDLQKVVSVFQDFGFLYVTLDLEGYRSGKLNQILNREVLGVKL, translated from the coding sequence ATGATGCTGACAGAAAAATTTGAGCAATTAAAAGCCTTATTTCAAGAGATGGAGCAGGCGTTGATTGCCTACTCTGGGGGCGTTGATAGCACTTTGGTTGCCAAAATTGCTTATGATGCCTTGGGCGATCGCGCTCTGGCTGTCACGGCTGTTTCTCCTTCGCTGTTGCCAGAAGAGTTGGAAGATGCCAAAATTCAAGCCGCAACTATTGGGATTGCTCATAAAATCGTCCAGACTCACGAGATGGAGAATCCCAATTACACTTCTAACCCGGTTAATCGCTGTTATTTTTGTAAAAGTGAGTTGCACGACACTCTCAAACCTTTAGCTTTGCAGTTGGGTTATCCCTACGTAGTAGATGGGGTAAATGCCGATGATTTGCATGATTATCGCCCAGGAATTCAAGCAGCGAAAGAAAGAGGGGCGCGATCGCCTTTAGCTGAAGTGGGTGTAACCAAAGTTGAAGTTCGCCAACTTTCGCAACAACTCGGTTTACCTTGGTGGGATAAACCCGCTCAACCTTGCCTAAGTTCCCGGTTTCCTTATGGTGAAGAGATTACTGTCGCTAAGTTACAACGAGTTGGTAGAGCAGAAATTTTCTTAAGAAAGCTAGGTTGGCAGAATTTGCGCGTGCGATCGGAAGGCGATACAGCACGCATTGAATTATCACCAGAACAAATTAAAGAGTTTGTGTTAACGACAGATTTGCAAAAAGTAGTTTCTGTATTTCAGGATTTTGGATTTCTTTACGTAACTCTGGATTTGGAAGGTTATCGCAGTGGTAAGTTGAATCAAATTTTGAATCGAGAAGTCTTGGGCGTTAAATTATAA